From the Photobacterium sp. GJ3 genome, one window contains:
- a CDS encoding DUF1365 domain-containing protein, giving the protein MSAAGLQSGLFVGQVRHRRYSPAQHAFTYPMFMPLIDLDELDALAEQVRGFGCRWYHPARWRRQDYLRNEGDGPLKTRVQEKIMALTGERLTGKVMQLCQLRYFGVYFSPINLYYCFNEQGEWRWLLAEVSNTPWNQRHYYAVPAVSDWHEKHWIQGKAFHVSPFNPMAQHYLWRLRPPEKQVFVHLDIAGKAKQDTVMDATMALRRRTFSTSVLWQLLRQTPVQTVKVLWGIYVQAWKLWRKKVPFYGHPGSGHLPVHKDREQTNQPER; this is encoded by the coding sequence ATGAGTGCGGCAGGGTTACAGAGCGGACTTTTTGTCGGGCAGGTGCGGCATCGTCGCTATTCGCCAGCGCAGCATGCTTTTACCTATCCGATGTTTATGCCGCTGATTGATCTGGATGAGCTGGATGCACTGGCCGAACAGGTTCGGGGGTTTGGCTGTCGCTGGTATCACCCGGCCCGCTGGCGGCGGCAGGATTATCTTCGCAATGAAGGGGATGGCCCGCTGAAAACCAGAGTGCAGGAGAAAATCATGGCGTTAACCGGAGAGCGGCTGACCGGTAAAGTGATGCAGCTTTGTCAGTTGAGGTACTTCGGCGTCTACTTCAGCCCAATCAATTTGTATTACTGCTTTAACGAACAGGGGGAATGGCGCTGGTTACTGGCTGAGGTCAGTAACACCCCGTGGAACCAGCGTCATTATTACGCTGTGCCTGCTGTCTCGGATTGGCATGAAAAGCACTGGATACAGGGCAAAGCTTTTCATGTGTCGCCCTTCAATCCGATGGCTCAGCATTATTTATGGCGGTTGAGGCCGCCTGAAAAGCAAGTGTTTGTGCACCTGGACATTGCGGGAAAAGCAAAGCAGGACACCGTCATGGACGCGACCATGGCGCTGCGCAGACGGACGTTTAGCACGAGCGTGCTCTGGCAGTTGTTACGTCAGACGCCAGTTCAGACTGTGAAAGTGCTCTGGGGCATTTATGTCCAGGCCTGGAAGCTCTGGCGCAAGAAAGTCCCTTTTTACGGACACCCGGGTTCAGGCCATTTGCCTGTGCACAAGGATAGAGAACAAACCAATCAACCAGAACGCTAA
- a CDS encoding NAD(P)/FAD-dependent oxidoreductase, which yields MKIAIIGTGIAGLTCAWKLHESHEITVFEANNYIGGHTATVDVAVESGRYTIDTGFIVFNDRTYPNFEQLLDEIGIGRQATEMSFSVQNEAIGLEYNGHDAWSMFAQRRNLLNPKFYRFIREILRFNQLARAVNLEDVADQTLGQFLSAHNFDEYFCQNYILPMGAAIWSSTLSDMRAFPLPFFVRFFRHHGLLEITNRPQWYVIPGGSREYVRSLVRDFDDRIRLNEPVLQVQRFGPKVEVTTHQGPQLFDHVIFACHSDQALAMLANPTIAEQQILSDMPYQMNEVVLHTDTRMLPESRRAWAAWNYHLPDVSNRERRLASVTYNMNLLQGIQAPETFCVTLNRTGDIDPGKILRRFQYAHPVFHDESIAAQTQRALINGKAGCWFCGAYWYNGFHEDGVRSALDVVAGIAALDQGHPSSHLELVS from the coding sequence ATGAAAATAGCCATTATCGGAACGGGGATTGCGGGTCTGACCTGCGCCTGGAAGCTACATGAAAGCCATGAGATCACCGTATTTGAAGCCAACAATTATATTGGCGGTCACACTGCGACCGTGGATGTTGCGGTGGAGAGCGGCCGTTATACCATTGATACCGGTTTTATTGTTTTCAATGATCGGACTTATCCGAATTTTGAGCAATTGCTGGATGAAATCGGCATCGGGCGTCAGGCTACGGAAATGAGTTTCAGTGTGCAAAACGAGGCCATTGGTCTTGAATATAACGGTCATGATGCCTGGTCGATGTTTGCCCAGCGTCGTAATCTGCTCAATCCAAAGTTCTATCGTTTCATCCGGGAAATTCTGCGGTTTAATCAGCTCGCCAGAGCGGTGAATCTTGAGGACGTCGCAGATCAGACGCTTGGGCAGTTTCTGTCTGCACACAACTTCGATGAGTACTTCTGTCAGAACTATATTCTGCCGATGGGCGCAGCAATCTGGTCGTCCACACTCTCAGATATGCGCGCTTTCCCTTTGCCGTTTTTTGTCCGTTTCTTCCGCCACCATGGGTTACTGGAAATCACCAACCGTCCGCAGTGGTATGTGATTCCGGGCGGCTCCCGCGAATATGTCCGGAGTCTGGTTCGCGATTTTGACGATCGCATTCGTCTGAATGAGCCGGTATTGCAGGTTCAGCGATTCGGCCCGAAAGTTGAAGTGACCACACATCAGGGGCCACAGCTTTTTGATCACGTGATCTTTGCCTGCCACAGCGATCAGGCGCTGGCGATGCTGGCCAATCCAACCATAGCCGAACAACAAATCCTGAGTGACATGCCGTATCAGATGAACGAAGTGGTTCTGCATACGGATACCCGAATGCTGCCGGAATCGCGGCGTGCCTGGGCCGCTTGGAATTACCATCTGCCTGATGTGTCGAACCGGGAGCGGCGGCTGGCGAGCGTCACATATAACATGAATCTGCTTCAGGGGATTCAGGCACCGGAAACCTTCTGCGTGACGCTGAATCGCACCGGAGATATTGATCCCGGCAAGATCCTGCGTCGTTTTCAATATGCACACCCGGTGTTTCATGACGAATCCATTGCTGCGCAAACGCAGCGAGCCTTGATCAACGGCAAAGCGGGTTGCTGGTTCTGCGGCGCTTACTGGTACAACGGTTTTCATGAAGACGGCGTTCGCAGTGCACTGGATGTCGTGGCTGGGATCGCTGCACTTGATCAGGGACATCCGAGTTCGCATCTGGAGCTGGTGTCATGA
- a CDS encoding SDR family NAD(P)-dependent oxidoreductase, which produces MSTVLITGASSGIGAQLAKDYAADGWQVIACGRSPEKLHQLAMVSERITPLAFDVADHQATLDALGDPSIRPSLIILNAGTCEYIEHGEVDVALFRRVFDVNFFGVLNCLEALQPRFTETTHVAIVGSTAAYVPLPRAEAYGASKAAVRYLIHTLKLDLARDGVTFTLVSPGFVKTPLTDKNDFEMPMRVSTDYASDKIRKGIAKRKSEVHFPPVFSGFLKLVSLLPVSLQLAIIKRMTGKS; this is translated from the coding sequence ATGTCGACAGTATTGATTACCGGGGCCAGCTCAGGCATTGGCGCTCAGCTTGCAAAAGACTATGCCGCAGACGGTTGGCAGGTGATTGCCTGCGGACGATCACCTGAAAAGCTGCATCAGCTGGCCATGGTCAGCGAAAGAATTACCCCATTGGCATTTGATGTGGCGGACCATCAGGCCACGCTGGATGCTTTGGGCGATCCTTCGATACGTCCCAGTCTGATTATCCTCAATGCGGGCACCTGCGAATACATTGAGCATGGCGAAGTCGATGTTGCCCTGTTCCGGCGGGTGTTTGACGTCAATTTCTTTGGTGTCCTGAATTGTCTTGAGGCGCTGCAGCCCAGATTTACCGAAACCACGCATGTGGCCATTGTTGGCTCCACAGCCGCTTATGTGCCTTTACCCAGAGCCGAAGCTTATGGCGCATCTAAGGCAGCAGTGCGGTATCTGATCCATACGCTCAAGCTCGATCTGGCGCGCGACGGTGTCACTTTTACACTGGTTTCTCCTGGTTTTGTGAAAACGCCGCTGACGGATAAAAACGATTTTGAAATGCCGATGCGTGTTTCGACCGATTACGCCTCAGACAAAATCCGGAAAGGCATTGCGAAAAGAAAATCTGAAGTTCACTTCCCACCGGTATTCAGTGGGTTTCTTAAACTGGTGTCGCTGTTACCGGTGTCATTACAGCTGGCGATCATCAAACGAATGACAGGGAAATCATGA